In Hippoglossus hippoglossus isolate fHipHip1 chromosome 11, fHipHip1.pri, whole genome shotgun sequence, the sequence GCCTGGAGCATAACAGGATGtctttgtttccatttgaagaggcacaatgaaaatgaaaaaaaggtttaatgctaaattaaaaaataaattgtattaatgGGCTGGAAGGGTTCAGCGCCACTGTTTAAATTAGATTATTGTTTCTACATGGATGGAAAATAATGCAGAGCGGTAACTCAGAGTTCTTTAAAGTATGgtgattaaacatttattgacTTGAAGTTAAGTCAACCGCAGTCAGGTGATTTTTCTCTGCACTAAAAAGCTTCCACTTATCCACAGGATCACATGTGTGTTAGCTTTCAGACAACtttgctgccccctggtggttctGTCAGCTACGTACAGACCATCACAGGAATGGTCTAAGAAGAActggaatgtgtttgtgtattttatatctatttgtgcttttacttgctttaaaaaaatccacaacACACTCTGGTTCAAAAGGAGGAAACTaagttttataaaaaatgtttcattgctttttttctcctttaaacaGGCCAGCGTCAATTCATCCAATTTATTTGTATCCAACAAAAGCCGGAGCAGGTTGAGCATCAATAAAAGAGACTGTgtctgtaaaaaagaaaaccgCTCCACTCTCTTAACTTTTATGTTTCCAGCCTCACAAAGTTTAACGTGCTTTAGGctccttgtttatttttttaacagtttctgGACATTATCTGCTTTAGTGGAAGATACGGAGAAGAAGATAGGAGCCTGAAATCAGACCAAGATATTTAGAATCAGCTTTAAGTTGTTATTTCTCTTCTTGGTGAAAGCAGCTGTTCTCCCGCCGCCTGAGGGACGGCAGCGCTCCGGCCTCCGTCAGCTGAGCTCCAACTTTGTCACATGTGCAAACTACTGTTTTCACGTATCGCTCCTGGCCAGATGTGACTGTGCTGTTCTGACAAAACACACGATTTACTGTATATCGTacttttgaaaaaaatctattttcttctttaaacaGGAAAGTTAATGCTGCAGCAACTACATCGATCACACAGCTAGAGTTACTATTCTGCAGATTATGTTTCATAGGAGACATATTTGACTTTTGCTCCTCAactcaactttattctcaaaataaaattaaaaaaattcttctCTGACTTTTTCCTCAATAATTAGAATGTATTTCAactttgtttgacttttttgtaATTAAGAGTTTTTTCGACCTTTTGACTTTGTTCTTGATTTTGCgatcattttaaaatccatttttcattcatccatttccaaactttttcttcaacatttcaacttttttATTAGGCATTTTAACCTTTTTCTCgacatttaaacctttttctcTGTCGACTTTATTCTAGAAATGTCACCTtttggacattttgactttttcttgacatttcaactttattcttaaCATTTGACATGACAACTTTTCTTTCAACATTTCGACTTTACCCTTGAAatgcaaaactttttttttccgTACACCTGGCTCTGATACTCCTCTGTACTTTTACCTTTGTAACATAAAGTACATTTCACATTAACTCGCCTAATGAGTGCAGCTCTTCTCCTGGTACTAGTGAGGATGTACTTCTTCAGCACACAGGTGGATGAGAcacttctctcctccctgaCTCCATCAGTCTCCACCAGTCTCTCCCATCAGCACCACTCATCCTGCTGAGGCTCCCACTCTGTGCAGCAGGAGGGAGACAGGGCGCCATCTTGTTTgagtcggaggaggaggaggaggaggaagaggaggaggaggaggaagaggaggaagagggggaggaggtggaggaaaaacGACCAAAACCCAGAACGGCTGAACCGGTgagtcatttatatttaatgtgacGGTGAGGAAGTGAAACATGGATTTATCATGACATGTGTATTAACGTGATAATCACACGCACACGTCattatttatatgaaattaaGACGCGCGTGCAGCTGTTAATGCGGTTTCAAATCCCTGTCACGGTCATTTCCGCTTAATGACGCCAACATTTATGAAAGATGATGAACTGCTCCGCTGCGGATTCGTCATGTTTATGTGATGATATGTAATATGTGTCTCTAatgaagcagcaggttcagtgtcagtgttgtttCCTACCTGAAGGTCCCGGGGTTCCACCTCCACATGTATGTAACAGGCATGTTGGTCCATCACATGTAAACCATGTAGCTGCACATGTGCACGAGCATCTCATCCAGGGGCGCTCCTAAGACCAGCTGGGGTCCGGGGGCTGAAGGtgtcttttattatttgatttatcAGAGACGGAATCAAAACACATCCACAcataaatgatagaaaacaaaaagttCAGCGTAGGGAGATGaaacaataaagataaatatcGCAAAATAACTTTTTCCTTGATTCTTTATCAACAGTCAATGATaatgattctttaaaaaaaaacttttgtaaTGATCTTTAGTCTTGCGATGTTTGATTCAGTTTGATATCTTTCTATTCATTGACAATTTGGGGCGATTATATAATTATCggaaatgttttacttccaTTGTAAAACATTGTCATATTGTTTCCTCTCTCCAGGCCTGACAGCCTCCCCCCTTCCCCTTTCCCCTCGTGGTGAGAAGGCGCTGACACAATGTTCTACGCCCACTTCGTCCTCAGCAAGCGTGGGCCGCTGGCCAAGATCTGGCTGGCGGCCCACTGGGACAAGAAGCTGACCAAGGCCCACGTGTTCGAGTGCAATCTGGAGAGCAGCGTGGAGAGCATCATCTCACCCAAGGTAGCTCCTCAGGGTCGTCACCTGCACACCTTCACTTTCAAAACAGATTACgtgttgatgttttgttttttgtgaatcCTGCATGAACGCATATTCTTCCTATAAAGTTAAGGTGTGTAtttctgtaaatgtgtattttgggGATTTGTATTTCAGAGTCAATGctcaaaattatataaaaaaatatccccAAAAATCTGACACCCTCTTTAGAAAGGAAAATTGTCGTTAAAGCACTGCACtgctttattttacagtaattttTATGGTTCTaatttttgtttattctgtcacaGGTGAAAATGGCTTTGCGGACGTCGGGGCACCTGCTGCTGGGGGTGGTGAGGATCTACCACAGGAAGGCCAAGTACCTGCTGGCCGACTGTAATGAGGCCTTCATCAAGATCAAGATGGCTTTTAGACCAGGTCAGAGGGGAACTAATGTCACTGTTATCTTAAAATACATGCAGCGTCAGTCAGATTGAAACCAGTTGTATTAATGTGAAAGCTTCATCTGTCAAAGTGTATATTCAACCTGGTTCCTCTGCCCCTTGAGAACCGCCTCATGCTGTGACTCTTTCCCTCCACTGTGTTGGTTCAGGTGTGGTGGATCTgccagaggagaacagagaagcAGCCTACAACGCCATCACTCTTCCTGAGGAGTTCCACGACTTCGACCAGCCACTGCCCGACCTCGAGTGAGtcctctctcagtctccctcagaACACGAGGTAGAAAAACCACTCAGCTTCAATGTCAGAGCCCAACAGATAATATCGGCCggtatgagcctttcacagacacgTCAGTATCAGCGTTAATGTTCACTGACCAAGTATACGCCAATTTGAACCATTGCCAATGTccatttttgtttcatttacattgactgtgtgttgtgttgttttcctcagtGACATTGACGTGGCTCAGCAGTTCAACTTGAaccagagcagagtggaggagatcACCATGAGAGAGGAGGTGGGCAACCTCAACCTGCTGCAGGACAATGACTTTGGTGAGCTGCCTTCTTCTGAGCATGTATGCTTTTATTTGGTAACGTCTCAAACATCAGGAGCCTCCATGTAATGCTACAGCTTTATACTTTTACAAATACATTACAAATAGGAAGCTACACAGAAGGATTTAAGGATAAATACTGAGTTAAATGCATTAAGCAGATAAAACCCTTTTTTCACCCACTTTCTACATCATAAACACTAACAGACAGTTCTCTTGTGCAGCTGACTTCGGGATGGAAGACCGCGAGATGATGCGGGAGGAGAGTGCGTTCGAGGTGGACATCATGGCGACGTCGGCTTCcaacctgctgctggaggcggAGGGCGTGGCTAACCCGATAGTGGACAAGTCCAACCACCTGGAGTACGACGACCACTACAAGGACGACTTTGGTGACAACCCCATGGAGAGCAGTGAGGGGGGCATGCTGGGTGAGAGTCGACACTCACCTGGGGAAATAgatgcaataaataaaaacagttccCCTTCAGACTAGTGgctcaaacaataaaatgactCATCTTTTCTGTGTAGTGGACAAGCTTCTGAGCAATGAGGACGGAGGTGGCATCTTTGACGACCCCCCCGCCATCACAGCGAGTGTGATGATGCCTCAGGACCACGGAGATGATGACGATGACTTTGACGCCCTCTCAGGTCAGTTCAACAAATGATCTCAGCACCGGACCATGAACGAATTGTAGTTTCATGTAAGAAGTTGAAAGTATAGTACATTTGTCTGTATGTCCCTTGTGTTGAGtgactgtgattgtgtgttgttAGCGGGAGCTCCAGACAGTCCAGACTCAGGCCCCACAGAGCCCCTCCCGGTCATGGCCGACCAGACGGAACAGACGGCGCTGGTTCACAACGAGGAGGAAACCTTCGCCCTGGAGCCCATTGACATCACAGGTAATGATGCTGGAACCAACACTGAAATTTTGGTCTAAATTTCGAAATCATGACTAGATACAGTTCCAATTTATTGTCCTCCGCTTTCAAAAAAGAAGATCTGAACATCTTGAACATAAATTCTGACGATCACATGGGTTGTAGTTCAATAATCAGCAGGAAAAAGGGAACTTGATGAAATTATTATGTGAATTTATGAGCTTCAATTAAAAATCGATAAAAAATGTGTCTTGATAAATTCTGAAtagaaaaagtaatttttcaagTTTGGTATATTTCATGTCTCACGTCTCCTTGTGGCCTCTGCAGTGAAGGAGACCAAGGCAAAGCGTAAGAGGAAGTTGATTGTGGACAGCGTGAAGGAGTTGGACAGTAAAACCATCCGTGCACAGCTCTCTGACTACTCAGACATCGTCACCACGCTGGACCTGGCGCCTCCCACCAAGAAGCTGATGATGTGGAAGGAGACCGGGGGAGTCGAGAAGCTCTTCTCCCTGCCAGCTCAGTCGCTCTGGAACATGAGGCTGCTCAAGGTAACAAGAGATGTACAGTTATTCAGGGAGGGCAGTCACAGGACCTGaagcttcttcttttctctgtccagATGTTCACAAGGTGTCTGACGCCGCTGGTACCtgatgagatgaggaagaggaggaaaggtgGCGAGGCCGACAGTCTGGATGAGTTCCTCAAAGATCTGGAGAATCCAGAGGTCCCCAGAGAGGAAACAACAGGTCCCCAGCAGAGAGACATCATGGGTGAGAAACTGCTCGAGACTGTAGATAATTACACTTCCTGTATTACATTGTTTTCTGATCTTTGTTATGGATCGGAATTCATAAAATGGCAAAAGTAATGACAATCTGTCAATGTCAGTTTTACTCTTGCTCGTCTGGTTGCCTTCCAGACCAGACCATCATGGAGGAGGCCAGCATGCTTCAGACTGCAGCGGTGGAGGGCAGCAGGACCACACTGGACGAGTCAGTGATGCCGCCACCATCTTCCCAACGAGGCATAAAACGCAAATCCCAGGACACAGAGCCAGATCTGCCTGTGAGTACAGATGTCTCCTCAGTAGAAGTGTCTGTCCACAACTGTTTTCACCCCATAGTTAATGTCCGGGCCCCAGTAAATCTCATCTGttgctcttctccctctttgctCCGTTCTAACACATCCTCCACACACCCTCCACCATCTCTGTTCACCTCTCTTCTCCAGATGGGAGCTTTGGAcgagcaacagcagcagcagcagcagcagctggagacacCATCCAATGTGGACTTGCCCCCAGAGGAGACCACCTCGAGCATCAGCCAGCTGATAGAGTTGGACCTGCTCATTGACAAGAAGAAGAACGATGACGACTCTGATGAAGAGGTCAGTTAGAGATCTAGAAAAActtttagtttaattttttGGTTTTCTTCATAAAGTATCTTCGTTTATTAACTGAGAATGGACATTAATTTTATCCAGGACTCAACAGAAGGTTTCCTTTATGATTATTTACAAGTGTTTTTTAACCCtgtgtcaggaggaggaggtgcagggagaCCAggaccaggaggagaggaggtggaacaAAAGAACCCAGCAGATGCTCCATGGCCTCCAGGTTTGTTTGTGCTCATTTCTTATTAGAAGAAGCAGAACGTGACATGACATCCTGCTGCTACAACTTTTTAATGACGACATGCAAAAGCCTGAGCCTTCCCTcccctgactctctctctctctcagagggTGATGGACAAAACGGGCACCCAGTCGATCAGCCTGCTGGACATgtgctgcaacaacaacaggaagcaggCGGCAGCCAAGTTCTACAGCTTCCTGGttctgaagaagcagcaggcGGTGGAGCTGGTGCAGGCGGAGCCTTACAGTGACATCATCGCCACGCCCGGACCTCGCTTCCACATCATCTAGAAAACGCTCCTTAGCATTTGGTTTGTTCGTTAAGTTCAcaaaaagctttatttatttatttatttatttgagtttattGACTTTGTTTTAGGAAATATGTGGTTTTTGCTTTGTTTACTGGTGATGTATATGTATGTCGGCCTGAAATATTTTAAAGTCGAGCAGTGATGGGAGGAAAGAGGACTGAATACCATGGTTGGATCATAGAGAGAGAATTGCAACTCCAAACATGGAcgattttaattttattcttatttatcaTTATTGATTCTATCTTGTGAATCAAAAGGACTCTACCAAATCCGAACCCTTGTTGTTTGGAGTTGCTTTTTAGGCGTTTTGTTGCACCAAACTAATctattttaagatttgtttgCAGTGGAAgacgactgtgtgtgtttgtgctcagaTAACTCAATCAACCATGTTACTGAGAGACTCAAATCTCCCACTGCTGCATGAAGAAGATCTCATCTGCAGTGTTGTCACGTACACAGACATCAGCCCAAAAGGAGCATGCACTTTATCCAGTTTCTGCAGGAGTACAATTAAACAGTTACTTAAATAGTGATTTGCAAACTCAACCAGCAATTAATCATTATACAACTGTAGCGTAGCACTTTATAAACTCTCTGCTTGCTAGAGTTCTGTCCCAAGTCTATAGACAAAATAAAgtagacaaaaacaaacagtacaACTTTTAAGGTGCTGTTGTTGTACACTATTCTCCTACAATACATTTCAGTATGCTGGTTTCCTCTCAAGGAAATAGCTATAAACATTAGTATATAGTCTACACATAATTAGTATTTAGTATAGATTTGGGACACAGCTTATAAAAAATATCTAGAGACTTTTAACCTGTATGTAAACACAAGTGTTCTGCCACGTGTGCATGCTCTGTGCGGAATCATCTCATTAGAGTGGAATTGCTgcagaaatgacattttattgcCGTCTTGCTCTTTTACTCTTGAAACGACACAAACTCATTTAATCCAATGTCCCTTTTATAAATGGAAAATCATTTAGTTACAGGTGGGTGACATCTTGTTTTCAGGtgaactccggataatgtcctgacattttccagaacacggcaggagattgtccaggtcagacgtgttcacaacaggaacatttccagaacatGACGTATACATTTCACTTTACTGCACATTGAAGATGGTGAGCGAAGCAGCTACTAGCTCAGCAGTAATGTTGACAAGCAGTTTGTCAGCatcttttcctgctgtattctcacatgtgCCCactgacattttaccagggaCTGGCAGCAACTGACTTGCGTTTCCATCGTCAGGAAAACGTCCGGAGTTCggtgcctgtctgaaagcagctctacaGTAATGTTGTATTATCTTGACGAAGAAAACAATTCAGCTGTTACCTTTGACATGAAGTAGATAATCTATTCAATCCTCATACTCAATAATCAATGTTGTAATATACAAGAGTTATAGAGAATGAatagtatttgtttttaatctatAAGTAAAACTAATAAGTAATCAACTTGGAAACCGTGAACATGACCAAGTGAGGTCTGAATGGACATATTGAGaatgtgtgtcattgtttgGACTCTTACTACAGACTGAATCCAGCAGAAATAACAAATCACACAGCGTGAAAACAAGCAGACCAACAAGTCATCGTGGTCACACTTCTTCCTCGTGCTTCTGCAAAAGACGGCTGAATGCATGGTTTTTAAAATCCCCTCTCATGTGAACTGTACGTCATGTAATGTCCGAGTGCAGCTTATATCTTGAACTATGTGCCTGTAAACctgcttttatattttgtataaaagCCCGAGACAAATCCTCTGAATCTTGAAAACATTGGTTATGTTTCTGTCTGAGTCCTGGAAACTGTCGCCGaccttttcaaattaaaataaatactgagaTTTTAAAATGGCATTGTGTGtaataaacatgaacatgttCAATGTGGTGACATCAGAAGAACAGAGCAGAAGTTCtggttttatattaaacatgaaattatttgacatcttcaaatgttatttttgtaagCAACAAAATGGCTTGAGTGTCTGTCTTCCTGCCACATTATGTATTTGTTATTGCAGGAGCAGGCACTTCCTCCGTCTTCTGCTTCTTCGGTcggtttctcttcttctccccctcctccg encodes:
- the LOC117770083 gene encoding double-strand-break repair protein rad21 homolog A-like; this translates as MFYAHFVLSKRGPLAKIWLAAHWDKKLTKAHVFECNLESSVESIISPKVKMALRTSGHLLLGVVRIYHRKAKYLLADCNEAFIKIKMAFRPGVVDLPEENREAAYNAITLPEEFHDFDQPLPDLDDIDVAQQFNLNQSRVEEITMREEVGNLNLLQDNDFADFGMEDREMMREESAFEVDIMATSASNLLLEAEGVANPIVDKSNHLEYDDHYKDDFGDNPMESSEGGMLVDKLLSNEDGGGIFDDPPAITASVMMPQDHGDDDDDFDALSAGAPDSPDSGPTEPLPVMADQTEQTALVHNEEETFALEPIDITVKETKAKRKRKLIVDSVKELDSKTIRAQLSDYSDIVTTLDLAPPTKKLMMWKETGGVEKLFSLPAQSLWNMRLLKMFTRCLTPLVPDEMRKRRKGGEADSLDEFLKDLENPEVPREETTGPQQRDIMDQTIMEEASMLQTAAVEGSRTTLDESVMPPPSSQRGIKRKSQDTEPDLPMGALDEQQQQQQQQLETPSNVDLPPEETTSSISQLIELDLLIDKKKNDDDSDEEEEEVQGDQDQEERRWNKRTQQMLHGLQRVMDKTGTQSISLLDMCCNNNRKQAAAKFYSFLVLKKQQAVELVQAEPYSDIIATPGPRFHII